TGGAAGAACTTCGGCGATTGGCAAAAACTGCAGGTGCAAACGTTGTCCACACAGTAGTTCAAAAAAGACCGAACATCGATCCCGTATATTATGTTGGGAAGGGAAAAGCAGCCGAATTATCCGGGATTTCAAAGGATTTAAGTGCCGATGTGCTTATTTGTGACGACGACCTTACTCCGGCGCAGGTCAGAAATCTTGAAAGAGTTATCGAGAAAAAAGTAATTGACAGGAGTGAATTAATCCTGGACATATTTGCTACCCGTGCAAAAACATTTCAGGCAAAACTTCAGGTAGAATTAGCTCAATTAGAGTATACTCGACCCAGATTAAAGAGGCTGTGGACACACCTCTCCAGGATTGAGGGTGGTATTGGAACAAGGGGACCCGGTGAAAAACAATTGGAAGTTGATAAGCGCATTGTGTTAAAAAAAATCCATGACCTGAGAAAAAAATTACATGAGATCGAAAAGAGGCAGGAACGGCTAGTCGCCTCGCGGAAGGAATTTTTCACGGTATCCATCGTGGGATACACCAATGCCGGGAAATCGACATTAATGAATGCCCTGACGGAGATTGATACCTTTGTAGAGGATAAACTCTTTGCAACACTTGACACAAAGACAAGTATCTGTAAATTGGAAAACGGAAGAAAGGTTTTAGTAAGTGATACGGTGGGTTTTATCCAGAAGCTACCTCACCACCTGGTTTCGTCCTTTAAAGCAACACTTGAGGAGGCCAGGCACGCCGACCTTCTGCTCCATGTTGCAGATATGAGTTCCCCTCTGGTTCACAAACAAATCGGCGCGGTGAATGCCGTGTTAAAGGAATTAGGATGCGACAATAAACCGACGATCATGGTATTTAACAAAATAGATGCCATAAAAGACGAGTCTGCTGTTCCTTTGCTCCAGAGTTATTACAGGGATTGCGTTATGATCTCTGCGAGGACACACCAGGGGATAGAAGAACTGAAACGAAAGATCAGGGAAATACTGGAAAAAAATTTTATGGAAGTGGAGCTTACCTGCAGCCCAGCCAATGGGAAGTTAATTGCATATCTTCATGAACATGCACATACTTTAAGTAGCCGTTTTGAAGAACAGCGGGTAACATTCCGATTGCTTATAGAAGACAAGCTTATTCAGAAATTACGGGTGCTGGATGATGACATACAGATAAAAGAAGCTGTTGTGGCGAATTAAGTCTTTATGACCACTTCATGCTGGTTCAGGCTTGTAGCCTGAATCAAAACATTTTAGAGGTATCCAAAAAGGTCCCGTGCAACTTAATTTTAGCCCTAATCAAAACGTTGAAAAAGCTGTCAAGGGCTGATGAATTGGCATGGGTTTATGCCATAGCGCGGTTCAAAACCATGGTCTGGTTCAAAATAAACGGATAGCACTCATCCAGGGAAAATCACCCTCCCGGTTTCTTCCTTTGATGGGGGATTAACTTAATGACATTAATTATGTGGTATCCCCGGGTTGTTCCTTACCGGTTTAAGTCTGGAGATAGCAAAAAGACTTATTGATATAATAAACATAGCGATACTGATAATCTGCGCGATGGTAAAAAGCCCAAAGAATAATGGATTATCATCCCGGAGTGCTTCCATGCAAAATCGTATGATGGGATAAAGTATACCAAAGAGGAGCAGCACCTCTCCATCCCTTTTCCGATATTTAAAGAAAGCACTGAGAATAAAGAAAAGGGCAACATCGGAAAGAAATGAATACAATTGGGTGGGATGTATGGGCAGAGTATGTACATCAGAAAGGTGAACTAATCCGAGTTCGTATTGATGAAGGAAGGCAGGGCTGCCATCTATCATGCCTGTTTTATCCTGCGTTCTTGGGAATTGAATTGCCCAGGGGATATGGAGGGCAACCTTTCCAAAGCAGCATCCGTTCAGGAAACATCCGATACGGCCAAAGCCGAGCCCCAGTGCAGCAGAAGGCATAAGGATATCAATGATCTTTAAAAAAGACAGTTGATGCTTCTTAACATACACAAACAAAGTAACAATGCCGGCGAAGAGTCCCCCATAGTATACTAAACCGCCTTCATAAATCTTAAAGATGCTTAAGAGATTGTTTTTGTAATCTTCATAGAATTGAATAATAAAAAACAACCTTGCTCCAAAAATTCCTGCACAGACGAGATAAATGCCAAGATCTGTAATCTTATTTGGGTCAATACCTTCCTTCCTTGCCCTCCATCGTGCAATGGTAATGGCCACCAAAAAGGCGACCATCAACATGAATCCGTATGAATAAATGGGTATGTTTCTCTGGAGGAAGGGGAGCGGGATTTCGAATAAGATTCTTCTCATAACTAGAGGGTTTTCATGAGTTTGTTGTTTCCGTCAACGAGAATAATCTTCGGTTTCCAGTTTCTTGCCTCTTTATCTTCAACAAGGCAATAAGAAATAATGATGACCCGGTCTCCTGGTTGTGCCCATCGTGCAGCAGCACCATTTAAACATATGATACCGGAGTTGCGTTCTCCCTCAATTATGTAAGTTTCTACCCGCGTTCCATTGTTAATATTGAGGACCTGTACCCGTTCGTAATGCAGGATGTCTACAGCATCGAGAAGGGCTTTGTCAATAGTAATACTACCGTTATAATTAAGGTTGGTTTCCGTTACTGTTGCAGCATGGATCTTGGCCTTGCACATCTCCCGTAACATTGTTTCTCCCTATTAGGTTGATTACATACAAATTTTCATAATGTACAAATTTTATCTTAAACTAAGACAAAATCAATAGTAACTCCTCATTGTTCCTGTGGCGGGTAATAACTCCTGACGCAAACCTTGACCAGATCAACAATCTCTTCGTCTTTCAGCTTGCCCTTAAAGCCAGGCATCTTTTCTTTACCATTGGCCACAGAAATAATTAATCTCGAATCGGATACGTTGTCCTGCCATTTGTGATTGGTAAAATTCGGGATTTTGAAAATAAGTCGACCGATGAAAGAACCCTTTCCGTTAGCTCTGTGGCATTTCTGGCATTCCCTTTCATATACTGCCCAGATCCCGCCTTTTTCTGACAAGGCTGTTTGTTTGGTATTGCATCCATAGGATAACAAGACACAAAAAATAAAGATACCTATAAAGGAAGTAATTTTTTTCATTCTTCTCTCCTGTGATAGTTCTTTGTGTTTGTTTTTACTTAACTTTCCGAGTTTACCATAAAACAGCATATATTCAAGTCTCTTATCCTATTATTGTGATAAATTTAACACAAAATTAACAATTCTTTAATAATTTTTTAACATTAAAATACTAGTATAACAACAAGATTTTCATGATTAACCCCCATGTGAATCTCCGGTAAGGATAACCGGACCCCATGCGGGAGAGAGATTTCCTCCCCTCTCCCGCAATTCTTGAAATTACGCTGTTGAGTAATTAGGTTGTATAGGAAGGTTCATTTTATTATGCAGTTTCTTAGGCGGCCGAGGTATAAAAATCCCCGTAGGGACACGGCGCTCCGTATCCCTGCAAGGGGGATTGGTTTGAAATTTATGGAAAGAGTAGTTTTGTACGTTTATATGAAAGGCTACTTGTAGAAAAGGAGGGTTAAGAAATGCGAAGTAAATGGTGTAAATATGTTTTGTCGTTTGCCACGGTATTTTGTGGGACATACACAGACGGTATGTTGCAAGATGTGTTTGCCCAGGAGACAGAACAAACCGAGGAGATATCAGGAAGCGCGCGGGATTATTTACAATGGCAGTTGAAACGGATGGAGGAATCAATGCAAAGGCAGCAGGAACAGATACAGGCCTTAAAAAATCGAGTGGAGGCATTAAGTGTAGAGAAACCACCGGTTACGAAGGAAGAGATTAAGCATGAAATTGAGGACTATCTTGCCACAGATGAGGCACGGAAAAAGATGGGGCTAGGCCTTCCGAGTCTCCCAGCCGTCTACACCCCTGATGATGAAAAATATGCACTGAGCGTTAGGTCGCCTGATGGCAAATTTTCCTTAAATACGGGTGGCCGATTGCAGTTCCGATACACATTCAAGGATAGAGATGCAGATTTTGGAAAAAACGATACCAATAACATTGATGTTCGCCGGGCAAGGGTTTACTTTGGTGGAAATATTTACAGTAAACTGGTGCATTATTACGTTGAGCTAGACGGAGATAGCTTTGATGTTGGCATTAGGGATTTTTATGTATACTGGACTCCTCTTGAAGAATTAAATGCCAAGATCGGGTACTTTAAAGTACCCTTTAACAGACAAAGAGTTGCATCATCCGCAAAGCTCTTATTCCAGGACAGATCCATTGCCAGCGAAGCCTTTGATCAGGATCGAGACTATGGATTCGATATCTATGGACACCCCTTTGAAGGACACATGGAATACCATGCAGGGATATTTAATGGGGCTGGTGAAGATCCTGAAGATAGGGGTACGGACGATAACCTCGATAATGAACTCATGTATGTGCTTAATGTTAGATATAATCCATTTGGAGAGTATGATTATTACGATGAAACCGATGTGAAGTATTCCGATGCCTTAAAGGCAACAATCGGTGTTTCTGTAACTTTTAATGCAAAAGATAGAGATGAAAAGCTTGAGAATACTGATGCAATAGCCGGAGTCATTGATCTTGGTGTAAAGTACAGGGGCTTATCATGGAACAACGAGTATTATGTAATGACACAGGACCCGGAATCTGATGGCGATTCAGTAGATTCCGATGGTTTCTTTACCCAGCTCGGCTATTTCGTGATACCGAAAAGACTGGAATTGGACGTTCGTTATTCCCAGCTTGATCCCAATAACGATGTATCGGACGACTTTGAGAGGGAATATGCGGCCGGTGCAAACTATTACTTCCGTGCCCATCGTTCCAAGATACAGGCAGATTTTGGTCACCATGTAACCAAAAAGGGTGATGCGGGAGATGAAGATGAGAATCGGTTCAGGGTGCAATATCAGATTATATTTTAATATTTAGAATTTCAAACTTTTCGCCTCCCCCTTAATCCCCCTCATTGAGGGGGACAACAACTGTCCCCCGCTGGTGGGGGTAAGGGGGTGGAATTTTGTTGTAAAAAAGGCGTACGTGTAAGTAGCCGAAGGCCTAATTTAAGGAGGTAAGAAAGAGTATGAGAAAATTGAGCAGAAGGTTTTCGAATGTGTTTTTTGCCATGGTTGTGGCTCACATGCCATCTTATGTTGTTTCGCAAATGGCAATGTCCCATGCTGCTGACCCATCGCAGGCCGAGTCATCAAAGGAAAGCGCATATCAGGAGACCGAAAGGGACGGAAGGCTGTATGTCTTTACTTCATCCACGTGGTTAACAGATTTTGAAAAATCGGGAGAACTTGGCAAGGCAGCAGTTATCAAAATAGGTTACGGACCAAATGGTGAAACGGTCGTCTTTGATTCTGACGAAGCTGTGAAAGAATATAACTACCGACGTTATGAAAAATGAATCGACTTCTGCAATAAATTTGATTAAGATATTGTCCACGAACATCTATTTAAGGAGGGGGATGTATGGTAAAAAAATTATGGCTTTTGATGTCAATTTTTAATCTGGGTCTGGCCTGTACTGCCATAGCTGGTGAAACTATCCATGTGGACCCGAAGATTAAGTCATATGTCAAAGTGGGTGGGGTTTCTGGAAATCTCAACAGCATAGGCTCTGACACCATGAATAACCTCATGACCTATTGGGCAGAGGGTTTTAACAGGGTATACCCAAACGTGAAGGTTCAGATAGAGGGGAAGGGATCTACAACCGCACCACCGGCCTTAATCTCAGGAACGGCACAGATGGGACCCATGAGCCGGGCAATGAAACCGACAGAAATTGATGCCTTTGAAAAGAAATACGGCTATAAACCCACAGCAATAAAAACTGCACTGGATGCCCTTGCAGTATATGTAAATAAAGACAATCCTTTAAAGGGTTTAACCCTTTCACAAGTTGATGCTATTTTTTCAAGAACCCGAAAAGGTAAATATAAAGAAGATATTAAAACATGGGGGCAACTCGGATTAACGGGAGAATGGGCAACCAGACCGATAAGCCTCTATGGCCGTAATTCTGCATCAGGTACCTATGGTTATTTCAAGGAGCGGGCCCTTTTCAAGGGAGACTTCAGAGATACCGTAAAAGAGCAACCCGGTTCTGCTTCTGTTGTGCAGGGTGTAACTGAAGACCAATATGCCATGGGTTACAGTGGGATTGGATACAGGACTTCAGGTGTGCGTACTTTGCCTCTTGCATTTAAAGAAGGGGAACCGTATAAAGAGGCTGAAATGGAAAATGTAATGAACGGTTCCTATCCGCTGGCACGGTTTCTTTACGTATACCTTAATAAGAGGCCGGGTCAGCCGCTCGACCCTCTGGTTAGGGAGTTTGTGAAATTTATTCTGAGCAGAGAAGGTCAGGAAGTAGTCGTAAAAGACGGATTTGTACCTGTACCGACATCGGTTGCTGAAGAGGAACTGAAGAAAATAAATTAGATACATGAAAAGTTTGAAGAGAAGAAAGTTTACAGATATGGCTGCCCACTGGGTAATTACACTCGGTGGAGCGGCTACCGTTTTTGTTGTACTTGCCCTGTTTTTCTTTATCTTTTTAGAAGTTTATCCACTTTTACAGGGCGCTAAGGTAACAAAGGAAAATACCTACACTTTACAGGGTAAGGCAATTTCCATAGGAGTGGATGATCACCAGGAGGTTGCCTTTGCCGTTTATAATAACGGCAATATAGAGTTTATCTCACTACCAAATGGAGAGGTCTTTAAAAAATATACTGTAAAAGGCCTTAACGGTTCTTTCCTGCCACATCAAGCCGCAACCAATTTCCCCCCTAAAACAAATGCACAGAGTAATTACATCACATCCGTTAGTCAAGATCGCGATCGTCTTGCTTTGGGAACGAATGACGGGAGGATCTTAACAGTATCTATCAGCTTTTCTGAATCGTTTGACAATGAGAAAAGGATTATTCTCCCTGAGATATCAGAAGCGGAAACTGTACTAGTAAACACCGAAGGAATAGGGCTCAAATCTATTACATCCAGGGGAAATGAAGGCGCAATAGTTACGGCAGTCCATACAGAAGATGGGAAATTAGTGTTCATATCCTCAGAAGTCGAAAGGACGCTCTTTGGTGAGGGTGAAAGAAAGGAGATTAAGAAGGATATCACCGATCTCGTTGTGCAGTATAGCTTAAACCAAATTCCCCCCCCTTCGCAAAAGGGGGACTTCGTCGTGAGCACTCAGTCGAACAATGACGGAGGAGGAAAACCTGAGCCTGGTACAATGCTTATATCACATAACCCGATACATTTGACAGAACAGGGAAACAAGACCGGGATAACTTCCCTTGCGCTTGACCTCTTTATGGAAAACCTTTATGTGGGGACATCTTCGGGTGAGCTGTTCCACATAAACGTGAGTGACAGGAGTAATCCCTATCTTGTAGAAAAGGTAAAAATGTCTGACGAAGCAGTTACCGCATTAGATTTTTTATTGGGTGATGTTTCACTTATCGTCGGCGACGCCGCAGGTGGAGTGAATGTATGGATGCAGGTAAGAGATGAGATGTCATCTTCAGGATGGGCTTTGAAAAAGGTGCATACCCTTACATCTCACAGCGCTCCGGTTCTGGCAATTGCCCGGTCTATGAGGGATAAAGGGTTTGTGACAGCAGCAGCTGACGGAACAATTCATCTCAACCACGCAACCTCTGAACAAACACTTTTAAAACTCGGGACAAAATCTATTCCGGCGACCCTTTCCTTTTCGCCAAAGGCCAACGGCATTCTGGCGGCTGATGCGAATAACCATCTCTTTCAATGGATCATTTCAAACCCTCATCCGGAAACGACCTTAAAAACCCTGTTTGGACCGGTATGGTATGAGGGATACGAAAAACCGGAGTTTATCTGGCAGTCTACGGGTGGTACAGATGATTTTGAACCGAAGCTGAGCCTGGTACCATTGATCTTTGGCACTATTAAAGGTACAGTATATGCCCTGATTATTGCTGTACCTATTGGCATCCTTGCTGCACTCTATACTTCCCAGTTTCTTCATAATTCCTTAAAAATAATAAAGCCGGTTATTGAAATCATGGCGGCGCTTCCCAGCGTTATCCTTGGTTTTCTTGCCGGACTCTGGCTTGCGCCATTATTGGAGAGAATATTTCCTGCAATCATTATCATGCCGTTTTTCATTACCCTATCCATTGTCATAGCCCTTGTTATCTGGAAAATCCTGCCAGTCTTTGGAAAGGGTTGGCACAAGTATGGAACAGAGGCACTCGTTTTAGTACCCTTTCTTATCGGGGCGATATATGTGTCTCTTCAGCTTGGTGATATCTTTGAATCCTTCTTTTTAGGAGGTGATTACAGGGAATGGTTTTCCAATATTTTTGGATTAAGGTATGACCAGAGGAACGCCGTTGTTGTGGGTATTGCTATGGGATTTGCCGTCATACCCCTTATCTTTACCATATCAGAAGATGCCATGAGCAATGTTCCCAGTAGCCTCCGGTCGGCCTCACTGGCGCTTGGTGCAACCCCGTGGCAGACGGCGGTCAGGGTAGTTTTACCCACTGCAAGTCCGGGAATTTTTTCAGCCGTCATGATTGGTTTTGGGAGGGCGGTGGGCGAGACAATGATTGTTCTTATGGCCACCGGTAATACTCCCATCATGGACTGGAATTTGTTTAATGGCTTCAGGGCACTTTCGGCAAATATAGCGGTTGAGATACCGGAGGCGCCGCTTGGAGGAACACTCTACCGGGTACTTTTTCTTGCTGCATTGCTCCTTTTTGTAACCACCTTTATCGTTAATACCCTTGCAGAAATGGTAAGGCACAGAATGAGGCTAAGGTATAACAAGCTATGAAAAAACTTTTTAGAACCGGTAACCCGTATATATGGTTGACAGCTGGAACGCTGACATTTTGTCTCCTGATGATAGGTGGGTTGGTTGTACTCATTATGGTAAATGGATTCGGTATATTCTGGCCTCGGAAGATAGTTCAGTTTACCCTCCGGGACGGGACGGTAACTTTGGGAGAAATTGCAAAACGAGAATCCATTCCCCACAAAAAAGACTCTTACCGGACAAAGCTGAAAGTTGGTAACAGGGATGTTTATGGTATGGATTTCAGATGGATAGATAACGCAGATATTGTATCTCAGGATTATCCTGTACATGCGTTAGTTTTCGAAAGACGCGAGTGGGGCAATATGTATGGCTTTTTAAAAGGTTTTAAACAGGATGATGGTGTTAAACCACTGAAATTAGAAGACATGGTTTCCTTGCTCGAAGAGAGCCACACTCTTTACAAAAGGATACGGTATGTAGAGAAAAAAGAGATTGGTAATATAAATTACCGGATGGAAAAATCCCGTCTTGAGTTGAAGCGTCTGATGACGTTTCAGCCATCCGAAAAAATTCAAAAAAAAATCGCGGCTGCGAGGATCAGGACGGACAATCTGGAAAAAACATACCGGGAAAAAGAAGATGTGCTTGCCGGACTTTATACGAAGGTAAGGGGAAAAGAGGTTGTTGTGCTCCTTGCGGATGGCAAGGAAAAGATTTTACCTGTTTTTCAGATTATCCGTATCTATGCCCCGAATGAGATGGGAATTCTTACCAAAATGGGTTTTTATACAACAAAATTTTGGGAGTTTATCTGGGGCGAACCGAGGGAGGCAAATACCGAAGGTGGTGTATTTCCCGCTATTTTTGGGACAGTTATGATGGTCCTGATCATGAGTATTGCAGTTGTTCCACTCGGTGTATTGACAGCGGTATATCTCAAAGAATATGCCAACGATAATTTTATTGCCAGGCTTGTCAGGATATCAGTAAGCAACCTGGCGGGCGTGCCATCTATCGTCTTTGGTGTTTTTGGCCTCGGTTTTTTTATTTATTTTATCGGGGGAGGTGTAGACAGATTGTTTTTCTCGGAATCCCTACCGACTCCTACCTTTGGAACAGGTGGAATTCTGTGGGCATCGCTTACCCTGGCGCTCCTGACCGTACCGGTGGTTGTGGTAGCAACGGAGGAGGGTCTGTCAGCTGTACCCATGTCCATACGAGAGGGCTCGTATGCGCTTGGCGCTACCAAGAGTGAAACTCTATGGAAAGTGGTGATTCCTCAGGCAACTCCTGGTATACTTACCGGCACTATTCTGGCTATGGCAAGGGCTGCCGGAGAGGTCGCACCCCTGATGATTACCGGTGTTGTGAAGCTAGCACCCTCTCTGCCAATTGACAGTTACTTCCCCTATATCCATTTGGAGAGGAAATTTATGCACCTGGGGTTTCATATTTATGATGTCGGATTCCAATCACCCAATGTAGAGGCGGCCATCCCCATGGTCTATACCACAACCCTCGTTTTGCTCTGTACAGTGCTTGTGTTGAATCTTACGGCCATTGTGGTGAGAAATAAACTGAAGAAATGGTACAGCACTGGGGCGATGTAGAAGAATAACGATTTACCACAGTAACCTTGACTTACAGGAATTTCAAATAAAAATTTCCTCCCCCTTTATCCCCCTCACTGAGGGGGACAAACAACTGTCCCCCGCTGGCGGGGGTGAAGGGGGAGGGCTGTTATTGCAAAAATAGATATTTTAAATTGCCGAAGGCCAAATTAAATGTTAATTTCACTTCCCCCCCATAATCCCCAGTAAACGGGGGGATTATGGGGGGGAAGTCATCGAAGGCCTGATTAAATTGTGAGAAGCAACGCGACAAAACAATCTCAAACGAGGATTGTTTTGCTATCACTCGCATGACAATCGCATGCCAACTTATTTGAGACGTTCACCATACTATGGAAAATGAGAGAACAGAAGTCCCGGAACCGATCGTTAATATCATAGACCTGGTCCTTTATTATGGCAAGATTAAAGCATTGAAAGGGATCTCTCTGGAGATCCCAAAGAAGAAAATTACTTCTTTTATCGGTCCGTCCGGGTGCGGGAAGTCCACATTAATCCGGTGTTTAAACCGTCTGAACGATCTTATAGAAAGCGTGACAATTGAGGGGAGTATCAAAATAGACGGCAGGGATATCTACGATCCCGCAATTGATGTTACTGAGCTCAGAAGAAGGGTTGGCATGGTCTTTCAAAAGCCTAATCCTTTTCCAAAAACCATTTATGAAAATGTAATATTTGGTCCCAGGATTGTGGGGATTAAGAAAAGGGGTGTACTGGACGAAATTTGCGAAAAGGCGCTGAAAAAGGCAGCCCTCTGGGAAGAAGTAAAAGAGAGGCTCCATACGAATGCCCTCGACCTTTCCGGCGGCCAGCAACAGCGAATTTGTATTGCCAGGGCGATAGCCATGGAACCCGAGATTATCCTCCTTGACGAACCATGCTCCGCCCTCGACCCCATTGCCACAGCCAAGATAGAGGATATGCTCGTGGAACTCAAAAAGGATTATACCGTTATCATTGTCACTCATAATATGCAGCAAGCAGCCAGGATATCGGACTTCACAGGCTTCTTTATGCTTGGAGAACTTGTTGAGTTTAACGTTACCACCGGGATATTCACGAACCCACGGGAAAAACAGACGGAAGACTATATTACGGGCAGGTTTGGGTAAATTTGCTGTAAGAAGTTTCCTGCTGGACGCGGATGAACGCAGATAGATACGTATGTTTATAGTAGAGGTTTAAGATTTTAAACCCCTAACACGAATGGATCGGAAGAGACAAAATCCGAAGCACGAAATTTGTGAGCTAACCCTGTCAGGGTTTAAAACCCTGACAGGGTTAATATTCATATTTT
This sequence is a window from Candidatus Brocadia sp.. Protein-coding genes within it:
- the hflX gene encoding GTPase HflX; translation: MKLKDTAFTVRAERAILFRVMLSGDHSDNEAPLEELRRLAKTAGANVVHTVVQKRPNIDPVYYVGKGKAAELSGISKDLSADVLICDDDLTPAQVRNLERVIEKKVIDRSELILDIFATRAKTFQAKLQVELAQLEYTRPRLKRLWTHLSRIEGGIGTRGPGEKQLEVDKRIVLKKIHDLRKKLHEIEKRQERLVASRKEFFTVSIVGYTNAGKSTLMNALTEIDTFVEDKLFATLDTKTSICKLENGRKVLVSDTVGFIQKLPHHLVSSFKATLEEARHADLLLHVADMSSPLVHKQIGAVNAVLKELGCDNKPTIMVFNKIDAIKDESAVPLLQSYYRDCVMISARTHQGIEELKRKIREILEKNFMEVELTCSPANGKLIAYLHEHAHTLSSRFEEQRVTFRLLIEDKLIQKLRVLDDDIQIKEAVVAN
- the lgt gene encoding prolipoprotein diacylglyceryl transferase, whose translation is MRRILFEIPLPFLQRNIPIYSYGFMLMVAFLVAITIARWRARKEGIDPNKITDLGIYLVCAGIFGARLFFIIQFYEDYKNNLLSIFKIYEGGLVYYGGLFAGIVTLFVYVKKHQLSFLKIIDILMPSAALGLGFGRIGCFLNGCCFGKVALHIPWAIQFPRTQDKTGMIDGSPAFLHQYELGLVHLSDVHTLPIHPTQLYSFLSDVALFFILSAFFKYRKRDGEVLLLFGILYPIIRFCMEALRDDNPLFFGLFTIAQIISIAMFIISISLFAISRLKPVRNNPGIPHN
- a CDS encoding aspartate 1-decarboxylase is translated as MLREMCKAKIHAATVTETNLNYNGSITIDKALLDAVDILHYERVQVLNINNGTRVETYIIEGERNSGIICLNGAAARWAQPGDRVIIISYCLVEDKEARNWKPKIILVDGNNKLMKTL
- a CDS encoding cytochrome c; this translates as MLFYGKLGKLSKNKHKELSQERRMKKITSFIGIFIFCVLLSYGCNTKQTALSEKGGIWAVYERECQKCHRANGKGSFIGRLIFKIPNFTNHKWQDNVSDSRLIISVANGKEKMPGFKGKLKDEEIVDLVKVCVRSYYPPQEQ
- a CDS encoding porin, translating into MRSKWCKYVLSFATVFCGTYTDGMLQDVFAQETEQTEEISGSARDYLQWQLKRMEESMQRQQEQIQALKNRVEALSVEKPPVTKEEIKHEIEDYLATDEARKKMGLGLPSLPAVYTPDDEKYALSVRSPDGKFSLNTGGRLQFRYTFKDRDADFGKNDTNNIDVRRARVYFGGNIYSKLVHYYVELDGDSFDVGIRDFYVYWTPLEELNAKIGYFKVPFNRQRVASSAKLLFQDRSIASEAFDQDRDYGFDIYGHPFEGHMEYHAGIFNGAGEDPEDRGTDDNLDNELMYVLNVRYNPFGEYDYYDETDVKYSDALKATIGVSVTFNAKDRDEKLENTDAIAGVIDLGVKYRGLSWNNEYYVMTQDPESDGDSVDSDGFFTQLGYFVIPKRLELDVRYSQLDPNNDVSDDFEREYAAGANYYFRAHRSKIQADFGHHVTKKGDAGDEDENRFRVQYQIIF
- a CDS encoding phosphate ABC transporter substrate-binding protein gives rise to the protein MVKKLWLLMSIFNLGLACTAIAGETIHVDPKIKSYVKVGGVSGNLNSIGSDTMNNLMTYWAEGFNRVYPNVKVQIEGKGSTTAPPALISGTAQMGPMSRAMKPTEIDAFEKKYGYKPTAIKTALDALAVYVNKDNPLKGLTLSQVDAIFSRTRKGKYKEDIKTWGQLGLTGEWATRPISLYGRNSASGTYGYFKERALFKGDFRDTVKEQPGSASVVQGVTEDQYAMGYSGIGYRTSGVRTLPLAFKEGEPYKEAEMENVMNGSYPLARFLYVYLNKRPGQPLDPLVREFVKFILSREGQEVVVKDGFVPVPTSVAEEELKKIN
- a CDS encoding ABC transporter permease subunit — its product is MKSLKRRKFTDMAAHWVITLGGAATVFVVLALFFFIFLEVYPLLQGAKVTKENTYTLQGKAISIGVDDHQEVAFAVYNNGNIEFISLPNGEVFKKYTVKGLNGSFLPHQAATNFPPKTNAQSNYITSVSQDRDRLALGTNDGRILTVSISFSESFDNEKRIILPEISEAETVLVNTEGIGLKSITSRGNEGAIVTAVHTEDGKLVFISSEVERTLFGEGERKEIKKDITDLVVQYSLNQIPPPSQKGDFVVSTQSNNDGGGKPEPGTMLISHNPIHLTEQGNKTGITSLALDLFMENLYVGTSSGELFHINVSDRSNPYLVEKVKMSDEAVTALDFLLGDVSLIVGDAAGGVNVWMQVRDEMSSSGWALKKVHTLTSHSAPVLAIARSMRDKGFVTAAADGTIHLNHATSEQTLLKLGTKSIPATLSFSPKANGILAADANNHLFQWIISNPHPETTLKTLFGPVWYEGYEKPEFIWQSTGGTDDFEPKLSLVPLIFGTIKGTVYALIIAVPIGILAALYTSQFLHNSLKIIKPVIEIMAALPSVILGFLAGLWLAPLLERIFPAIIIMPFFITLSIVIALVIWKILPVFGKGWHKYGTEALVLVPFLIGAIYVSLQLGDIFESFFLGGDYREWFSNIFGLRYDQRNAVVVGIAMGFAVIPLIFTISEDAMSNVPSSLRSASLALGATPWQTAVRVVLPTASPGIFSAVMIGFGRAVGETMIVLMATGNTPIMDWNLFNGFRALSANIAVEIPEAPLGGTLYRVLFLAALLLFVTTFIVNTLAEMVRHRMRLRYNKL
- the pstA gene encoding phosphate ABC transporter permease PstA, with translation MKKLFRTGNPYIWLTAGTLTFCLLMIGGLVVLIMVNGFGIFWPRKIVQFTLRDGTVTLGEIAKRESIPHKKDSYRTKLKVGNRDVYGMDFRWIDNADIVSQDYPVHALVFERREWGNMYGFLKGFKQDDGVKPLKLEDMVSLLEESHTLYKRIRYVEKKEIGNINYRMEKSRLELKRLMTFQPSEKIQKKIAAARIRTDNLEKTYREKEDVLAGLYTKVRGKEVVVLLADGKEKILPVFQIIRIYAPNEMGILTKMGFYTTKFWEFIWGEPREANTEGGVFPAIFGTVMMVLIMSIAVVPLGVLTAVYLKEYANDNFIARLVRISVSNLAGVPSIVFGVFGLGFFIYFIGGGVDRLFFSESLPTPTFGTGGILWASLTLALLTVPVVVVATEEGLSAVPMSIREGSYALGATKSETLWKVVIPQATPGILTGTILAMARAAGEVAPLMITGVVKLAPSLPIDSYFPYIHLERKFMHLGFHIYDVGFQSPNVEAAIPMVYTTTLVLLCTVLVLNLTAIVVRNKLKKWYSTGAM
- the pstB gene encoding phosphate ABC transporter ATP-binding protein; the protein is MENERTEVPEPIVNIIDLVLYYGKIKALKGISLEIPKKKITSFIGPSGCGKSTLIRCLNRLNDLIESVTIEGSIKIDGRDIYDPAIDVTELRRRVGMVFQKPNPFPKTIYENVIFGPRIVGIKKRGVLDEICEKALKKAALWEEVKERLHTNALDLSGGQQQRICIARAIAMEPEIILLDEPCSALDPIATAKIEDMLVELKKDYTVIIVTHNMQQAARISDFTGFFMLGELVEFNVTTGIFTNPREKQTEDYITGRFG